A genomic region of Apteryx mantelli isolate bAptMan1 chromosome 10, bAptMan1.hap1, whole genome shotgun sequence contains the following coding sequences:
- the MLYCD gene encoding malonyl-CoA decarboxylase, mitochondrial, whose product MNRLGPCLSPRRLLRRPWAAPRGLRRVSVAAGPRRGPEGAAAAAAAPGMEELLSRSVPPLPPYETKEKAPPPAELRGAEFVRYYRGLEAGPRRAELLTRLARDFGVDHGRVAEFSAKVLQAREQGREPGALLQAEDRLRYYLNPQYRGLFQHLGRLEGGLRFLVELRGDLVDGLATKAVDGPHVKEMNGVLKNMLSEWFSTGFLNLERVTWQSPCEVLQKISDSEAVHPVRNWLDMKRRVGSYRRCYFFSHCAIPGEPLIVLHVALTSEISSSIQAIVKEVYPIETEDLDKITAAIFYSISLTQQGLQGVELGTYLIKRVVKELQKELPQIKDFSSLSPIPGFTKWLVGLLSSQTKELERNELFTESECQEISEITGGPTTETLKKLLTNNEWVRSEKLVQVLHLPFMRLCAWYLYGEKHRGYALNPVANFHLQNGAVMWRINWMADTSPRGIGASCGMMVNYRYFLEDTASNSAAYLGTKHIKASEQVLSLVSQFQQNSKL is encoded by the exons ATGAACCGCCTGGGCCCCTGCCTGAGCCCGCGGCGCCTCCTGCGCCGGCCCTGGGCtgcgccgcgggggctgcgccgcGTCTCGGTGGCGgccggcccgcgccgcggccccgagggcgccgccgccgccgccgcggccccgggcatGGAGGAGCTGCTGAGCCGCTccgtgccgccgctgccgccctacGAGACCAAGGAgaaggcgccgccgccggcggagcTGCGCGGCGCCGAGTTCGTGCGCTACTACCGCGGCCTggaggccgggccgcgccgcgccgagctccTCACCCGCCTGGCCCGCGACTTCGGCGTGGACCACGGCCGCGTGGCGGAGTTCAGCGCCAAGGTGCTGCAGGCCCGGGAGCAGGGGAGGGAGCCGGGAGCCCTGCTCCAGGCCGAGGACCGGCTCCGCTACTACCTGAACCCGCAGTACCGCGGCCTCTTCCAGCACCTGGGCCGCCTCGAGGGCGGGCTCCGCTTCCTGGTGGAGCTGCGGGGCGACCTGGTGGACGGGCTGGCCACCAAGGCGGTGGACGGGCCGCACGTCAAG gaAATGAATGGAGTTCTAAAGAACATGCTTTCAGAATGGTTTTCGACAGGATTCCTAAATTTGGAACGGGTCACTTGGCAATCACCTTGTGAAGTACTCCAAAAAATTAGTGA ttCTGAAGCTGTGCATCCTGTTAGAAACTGGCTTGATATGAAGCGTCGAGTTGGGTCGTATAGAAGGTGCTACTTTTTTTCTCACTGTGCAATCCCAGGAGAACCACTGATAGTCTTGCATGTGGCACTAACCAGTGAAATCTCCAGCAGCATCCAG GCCATAGTGAAAGAAGTTTACCCTATAGAAACAGAAGATCTGGAcaaaattacagcagcaattttCTATTCAATCAGTTTGACGCAGCAGGGACTTCAGGGTGTGGAGCTTGGGACTTACCTCATCAAACGGGTTGTAAAGGAGCTGCAG AAAGAACTTCCTCAGATAAAGGATTTTTCTAGTCTTTCGCCTATCCCAGGATTCACAAAATGGCTTGTTGGTCTCCTCTCCTCACAAACAAAAGAACTGGAAAGAAATGAACTGTTTACTGAATCAGAATGCCAGGAAATCTCTGAGATCACAGGGGGCCCTACCACTGAAACTCTGAAGAAACTCTTAACTAACAATGAATGGGTGAGATCAGAAAAATTGGTCCAAGTGCTCCATTTGCCGTTCATGAGACTCTGTGCCTGGTATTTGTATGGAGAGAAACATCGTGGCTATGCTCTCAATCCAGTAGCAAATTTTCATCTTCAGAATGGCGCTGTGATGTGGCGGATAAACTGGATGGCAGACACGAGCCCCAGGGGCATTGGTGCTTCTTGTGGCATGATGGTAAACTACCGGTATTTCTTAGAGGATACAGCCAGTAACAGTGCAGCGTACCTAGGGACAAAACACATCAAAGCGTCAGAGCAAGTTCTTTCCTTGGTATCTCAGTTTCAGCAAAATAGCAAGCTTTGA